One region of Alosa alosa isolate M-15738 ecotype Scorff River chromosome 1, AALO_Geno_1.1, whole genome shotgun sequence genomic DNA includes:
- the LOC125306746 gene encoding complexin-1-like gives MNFVMKAALGGAGKDVGKMLGGEAEEKDPEAEKEKEEERQEALRQQEEERKDKYNKMEAEREKVRQGIRDKYGLKKREVVEAEAEAAMEQASEGSLTRPKKAVPAGCGDEEEEEEGIMDTVMKYLPGPLQDMLKK, from the exons GGGCCGGCAAGGATGTGGGTAAAATGCTGGGCGGGGAGGCGGAGGAGAAAGACCCTGAAGCtgagaaggagaaggaagaggagagacaggaggcTCTGAggcaacaggaggaggagaggaaggacaaGTATAACAAGATGGAGGCCGAGAGGGAGAAAGTGCGGCAGGGTATCAGAGACAAG tATGGCCTTAAGAAGCGTGAGGTGGTGGAGGCTGAGGCCGAGGCAGCCATGGAGCAGGCGTCGGAGGGCTCCCTGACCCGTCCTAAGAAGGCCGTGCCTGCAGGCTgtggggatgaggaggaggaggaggagggcatcaTGGACACAGTGATGAAGTACCTCCCTGGTCCACTGCAGGACATGCTCAAGAAGTAG
- the tmod1 gene encoding tropomodulin-1 isoform X2, protein MALQKQMEKYRDVDEDELLQKLSEEELQRLEDELEELDPDNALLPAGYRQKDQTKKAPTGTFQRDDLLAHLEKQAKEHPDKEDLVPFTGEKRGKAWVPKKKVVDPILENVTLEPELEEALANASDAELCDIAAILGMHTLMSNQQYYEALASSTIVNKQGLNSVIQCTQYKPVPDEQPNDTNVEETLQRIQSNDPDLLEVNLNNIKNIPVPVLKAYAEALAENTVVERFSIVGTRSNDPVAHALADMLKANTTLKSLNVESNFITGAGIMALVVSLQSNSTLQELKIDNQSQPLGNKVEMEIASMLEKNTTLLKFGYHFTQQGPRLRGSNAMMNNNDLARVIRSDSDGSFTLTLSVPELERAFVRKKRLEEGPIFPRCRTNV, encoded by the exons ATGGCCCTGCAGAAACAGATGGAGAAGTACCGGGATGTGGACGAGGATGAGCTGCTGCAGAAGCTGTCTGAGGAGGAGCTGCAGAGGCTGGAGGATGAGCTGGAGGAGCTGGACCCTGAT AATGCTTTGCTGCCTGCCGGCTACAGACAAAAGGACCAGACCAAGAAAGCTCCTACTGGAACCTTCCAGAGAGATGACTTACTGGCTCACTTAGAGAAGCAGGCCAAAGAGCACCCAGACAAGGAGGACCTGGTTCCCTTcacaggagaaaagagag GGAAAGCCTGGGTGCCTAAGAAGAAGGTGGTAGACCCCATCCTTGAGAACGTGACACTGGAACCAGAGCTGGAAGAAGCCTTAGCAAACGCCAGTGATGCTGAGCTGTGCGACATAGCTG CCATTTTGGGAATGCACACTCTGATGAGTAACCAGCAGTACTACGAGGCCTTGGCTAGCAGCACCATTGTCAACAAACAGGGTCTAAACA gtgTTATCCAATGTACCCAGTATAAACCAGTGCCTGATGAGCAGCCTAATGACACTAATGTAGAAGAAACccttcagagaatccagagcaATGACCCTGACCTGCTAGAAGTCAACCTGAACAACATCAAG AACATTCCTGTGCCGGTACTGAAGGCGTATGCAGAGGCACTGGCTGAGAACACCGTGGTGGAACGCTTCAGCATTGTGGGAACTAGGAGTAATGATCCTGTGGCCCAT GCCTTGGCAGACATGCTGAAGGCGAACACCACACTGAAGAGTCTGAATGTGGAGTCCAACTTCATCACCGGTGCGGGCATCATGGCTCTCGTGGTATCTCTGCAGTCCAACTCGACATTACAGGAGCTCAAGATCGACAACCAG AGTCAGCCGTTGGGCAAtaaggtggagatggagatcgCCAGCATGCTGGAGAAGAACACCACACTCTTGAAGTTTGGCTACCACTTCACCCAGCAGGGGCCCCGACTCAGAGGATCTAATGCGATGATGAACAACAACGATCTGG CGCGAGTCATCCGCTCAGACTCAGATGGCTCCTTTACCCTAACCCTGTCAGTGCCAGAGCTGGAGAGAGCCTTTG TAAGAAAGAAAAGGCTTGAAGAAGGCCCCATCTTCCCCAGATGTCGGACGAACGTGTAA
- the tmod1 gene encoding tropomodulin-1 isoform X1, with product MALQKQMEKYRDVDEDELLQKLSEEELQRLEDELEELDPDNALLPAGYRQKDQTKKAPTGTFQRDDLLAHLEKQAKEHPDKEDLVPFTGEKRGKAWVPKKKVVDPILENVTLEPELEEALANASDAELCDIAAILGMHTLMSNQQYYEALASSTIVNKQGLNSVIQCTQYKPVPDEQPNDTNVEETLQRIQSNDPDLLEVNLNNIKNIPVPVLKAYAEALAENTVVERFSIVGTRSNDPVAHALADMLKANTTLKSLNVESNFITGAGIMALVVSLQSNSTLQELKIDNQSQPLGNKVEMEIASMLEKNTTLLKFGYHFTQQGPRLRGSNAMMNNNDLARVIRSDSDGSFTLTLSVPELERAFGKTFKSKSKERAEFPFKHSSQCSLFLLLLLCEPSFSCRV from the exons ATGGCCCTGCAGAAACAGATGGAGAAGTACCGGGATGTGGACGAGGATGAGCTGCTGCAGAAGCTGTCTGAGGAGGAGCTGCAGAGGCTGGAGGATGAGCTGGAGGAGCTGGACCCTGAT AATGCTTTGCTGCCTGCCGGCTACAGACAAAAGGACCAGACCAAGAAAGCTCCTACTGGAACCTTCCAGAGAGATGACTTACTGGCTCACTTAGAGAAGCAGGCCAAAGAGCACCCAGACAAGGAGGACCTGGTTCCCTTcacaggagaaaagagag GGAAAGCCTGGGTGCCTAAGAAGAAGGTGGTAGACCCCATCCTTGAGAACGTGACACTGGAACCAGAGCTGGAAGAAGCCTTAGCAAACGCCAGTGATGCTGAGCTGTGCGACATAGCTG CCATTTTGGGAATGCACACTCTGATGAGTAACCAGCAGTACTACGAGGCCTTGGCTAGCAGCACCATTGTCAACAAACAGGGTCTAAACA gtgTTATCCAATGTACCCAGTATAAACCAGTGCCTGATGAGCAGCCTAATGACACTAATGTAGAAGAAACccttcagagaatccagagcaATGACCCTGACCTGCTAGAAGTCAACCTGAACAACATCAAG AACATTCCTGTGCCGGTACTGAAGGCGTATGCAGAGGCACTGGCTGAGAACACCGTGGTGGAACGCTTCAGCATTGTGGGAACTAGGAGTAATGATCCTGTGGCCCAT GCCTTGGCAGACATGCTGAAGGCGAACACCACACTGAAGAGTCTGAATGTGGAGTCCAACTTCATCACCGGTGCGGGCATCATGGCTCTCGTGGTATCTCTGCAGTCCAACTCGACATTACAGGAGCTCAAGATCGACAACCAG AGTCAGCCGTTGGGCAAtaaggtggagatggagatcgCCAGCATGCTGGAGAAGAACACCACACTCTTGAAGTTTGGCTACCACTTCACCCAGCAGGGGCCCCGACTCAGAGGATCTAATGCGATGATGAACAACAACGATCTGG CGCGAGTCATCCGCTCAGACTCAGATGGCTCCTTTACCCTAACCCTGTCAGTGCCAGAGCTGGAGAGAGCCTTTGGTAAAACATTCAAGTCCAAGAGCAAGGAAAGAGCAGAGTTTCCATTCAAACATTCCTCTCAgtgctctctgtttctcctcctcctgctctgtgAGCCAAGCTTCTCTTGCCGAGTCTGA
- the tmod1 gene encoding tropomodulin-1 isoform X3, translating to MALQKQMEKYRDVDEDELLQKLSEEELQRLEDELEELDPDNALLPAGYRQKDQTKKAPTGTFQRDDLLAHLEKQAKEHPDKEDLVPFTGEKRGKAWVPKKKVVDPILENVTLEPELEEALANASDAELCDIAAILGMHTLMSNQQYYEALASSTIVNKQGLNSVIQCTQYKPVPDEQPNDTNVEETLQRIQSNDPDLLEVNLNNIKNIPVPVLKAYAEALAENTVVERFSIVGTRSNDPVAHALADMLKANTTLKSLNVESNFITGAGIMALVVSLQSNSTLQELKIDNQSQPLGNKVEMEIASMLEKNTTLLKFGYHFTQQGPRLRGSNAMMNNNDLVRKKRLEEGPIFPRCRTNV from the exons ATGGCCCTGCAGAAACAGATGGAGAAGTACCGGGATGTGGACGAGGATGAGCTGCTGCAGAAGCTGTCTGAGGAGGAGCTGCAGAGGCTGGAGGATGAGCTGGAGGAGCTGGACCCTGAT AATGCTTTGCTGCCTGCCGGCTACAGACAAAAGGACCAGACCAAGAAAGCTCCTACTGGAACCTTCCAGAGAGATGACTTACTGGCTCACTTAGAGAAGCAGGCCAAAGAGCACCCAGACAAGGAGGACCTGGTTCCCTTcacaggagaaaagagag GGAAAGCCTGGGTGCCTAAGAAGAAGGTGGTAGACCCCATCCTTGAGAACGTGACACTGGAACCAGAGCTGGAAGAAGCCTTAGCAAACGCCAGTGATGCTGAGCTGTGCGACATAGCTG CCATTTTGGGAATGCACACTCTGATGAGTAACCAGCAGTACTACGAGGCCTTGGCTAGCAGCACCATTGTCAACAAACAGGGTCTAAACA gtgTTATCCAATGTACCCAGTATAAACCAGTGCCTGATGAGCAGCCTAATGACACTAATGTAGAAGAAACccttcagagaatccagagcaATGACCCTGACCTGCTAGAAGTCAACCTGAACAACATCAAG AACATTCCTGTGCCGGTACTGAAGGCGTATGCAGAGGCACTGGCTGAGAACACCGTGGTGGAACGCTTCAGCATTGTGGGAACTAGGAGTAATGATCCTGTGGCCCAT GCCTTGGCAGACATGCTGAAGGCGAACACCACACTGAAGAGTCTGAATGTGGAGTCCAACTTCATCACCGGTGCGGGCATCATGGCTCTCGTGGTATCTCTGCAGTCCAACTCGACATTACAGGAGCTCAAGATCGACAACCAG AGTCAGCCGTTGGGCAAtaaggtggagatggagatcgCCAGCATGCTGGAGAAGAACACCACACTCTTGAAGTTTGGCTACCACTTCACCCAGCAGGGGCCCCGACTCAGAGGATCTAATGCGATGATGAACAACAACGATCTGG TAAGAAAGAAAAGGCTTGAAGAAGGCCCCATCTTCCCCAGATGTCGGACGAACGTGTAA